A genomic segment from Neodiprion lecontei isolate iyNeoLeco1 chromosome 1, iyNeoLeco1.1, whole genome shotgun sequence encodes:
- the LOC107216749 gene encoding glutamate synthase [NADH] isoform X1, with protein sequence MKFEKVFIHNGKIVFCKLSIYSVNNGIKFELHYCCSWNITNMSSGDPWSLPVKQGLYDPTLEKDACGVGFIVAIDGKRSHKIVRDAEKLSARMNHRGACACDNDSGDGAGVLCAIPHDYYAAEIREQHGVELPEFGHYATGIFFLDKITHQQSEEAFAKLAEECNLRIICWRDVPTDNTKIGQVAYKTEPYSRQVFVTGDQEVEALNRQVFVLRKRASHTIPQPGIRFYICSLSLKTVVYKGQFTADQLWKYYTDLSSPDFETYLALVHTRFSTNTFPSWERAHPLRLLAHNGEINTLRGNVNLMKAREGVMSSPIYGDKLKQLYPVVEPNLSDSGAADCVLEFLVMAGQRTLPEAVMTMVPEAWQNDLTMATEKRDFYHWAACAMEPWDGPALLTFTDGRYVGAILDRNGLRPSRFYVTKDNMMVMASEVGVYDTPPSNVVLKSRLKPGRMLLVDTEEKKIIQDVDLKIYIARSRPHSTWLKEQRISMDQLREAHIAVNGSNGITENGSVELTKLIETNDTFEGVSAVNRVWGGDKRLSLYGYTIETINMLLLPMIQTKKEALGSMGNDAPLACLSDFQPLIYEYFKQLFAQVTNPPIDPFREKIVMSLMCPIGPVSNILEPNELQVHRLFLHQPILSLKDLEVIKNTNYRGWRTKVIDITYPAEYGPPGLQKTIHRVCNEANEAAHQGYQLIVLSDRLAGPERVPVSTLLAQGAVHHFLIEERQRMKVGLILETAEAREVHHMCVLLGYGADAICPYLVFEMARSLRADGVLDESCTDDIMFTNYSEAMERGIAKVMAKMGISTLQSYKGAQIFEAVGLADDVVDKCFKGTQSRIGGVTFDIIAKEAFERHQMTYMEKAVDMMVLRNPGIYHWRAGGEKHINEPNSIANLQEAVESKSTIAYENYRKSTMDAVRACTLRGQMEIKTIDKPIPIDEVEPASEIVKRFVTGAMSFGSISLEAHTTLAIAMNRIGGKSNTGEGGENADRYLDQDPEFNKRSSIKQVASGRFGVTSSYIANADDLQIKMAQGAKPGEGGELPGYKVTADIAATRHSVPGVGLISPPPHHDIYSIEDLAELIYDLKCANPNARISVKLVSEVGVGVVASGVAKGKAEHIVISGHDGGTGASSWTGIKAAGLPWELGVAETHQVLTLNNLRSRVVVQADGQLRTGFDVVVAALLGADEFGFSTAPLIAMGCTMMRKCHLNTCPVGIATQDPILRKKFAGKPEHVINFLFMLAEEVRTHMASLGIRKFQDLVGRTDFLKVASRDHEKSKTLNFTNILRNALEMRPGVNIKGGSVKQDFQLENRLDNKLLEEAAPVLEGLKKSVSIQMSINNECRAFASTLSYHISKKFGEEGLPEHSININMTGSAGQSFCAFMTKGVHVTLEGDANDYVGKSLCGGEIIIYPPKDSDFNSEANVIVGNVCLYGATSGRAYFRGIAAERFSVRNSGAIVVVEGVGDHGCEYMTGGCALILGLTGRNFAAGMSGGIAYVLDVDGSFKSKCNPEMVELLPLNQQSDIAYVKELLEEFIEKTGSLIAQELLKVWPEPTTRFVKVFPYEYQRALKQLAEQKVAQPIVDSNRKPSEPNVKDIEDSIADGDMEKKKLDKIRGFVKYGRETKNYRPAEKRMEDWNEIYNFQGVRKGLRVQAARCMECGVPFCQSSHGCPLGNIIPKWNDLVFHSNWKEALNQLLQTNNFPEFTGRVCPAPCEGACVLGISEPPVTIKNIECAIIDHAFEQGWITVQPPKSRTGRRVAIVGSGPSGLAAAHQLNKAGHLVTVYERNDRVGGLLQYGIPTMKLSKQVVQRRVSLLAAEGISFKTGINVGKDISAKELKEQYDALLLCTGATWPRDLQIPGRHFEGIHFAMSFLENWQKKQMGNTVPPKMELIAQNKDVIIIGGGDTGCDCIATSLRQGARSITTFEILPEPPLKRGKDNPWPQYPRVFKVDYGHEEVSLKFGRDPRQFSTLSKEFLGNDKGHVTGIRTVTVEWTKDEAGRWKMDEVPNSEKTYKCDLVLLAMGFMGPEKYVATDLEAKLDGRGNYETPGGKYSTSISGVFAAGDCRRGQSLVVWAIAEGRQAAREVDKSLMGSTTLPSPGGVITGVLP encoded by the exons atgaaatttgaaaaagttttcatacACAacggaaaaattgttttctgtAAATTGAGCATCTACAGTGTGAACAACGGAATAAAGTTCGAGTTGCATTATTGTTGCAGTTGGAAT ATTACGAATATGAGCTCTGGTGACCCGTGGTCTCTACCGGTAAAGCAGGGCCTCTACGACCCAACTCTTGAGAAAGATGCCTGTGGTGTTGGATTTATAGTCGCCATTGATGGGAAACGATCCCACAAG ATCGTTCGAGATGCAGAAAAGTTATCGGCGCGCATGAACCACAGAGGTGCATGTGCATGTGACAATGATAGTGGTGACGGAGCTGGTGTACTCTGTGCTATTCCCCATGATTATTATGCTGCTGAAATTCG TGAACAGCACGGCGTTGAATTGCCCGAATTCGGTCATTATGCAACCGGAATTTTCTTCCTCGATAAAATCACTCATCAACAGAGTGAAGAAGCCTTTGCTAAATTAGCTGAAGAGTGCAATTTGCGG ATCATCTGTTGGCGTGACGTGCCCACAGATAATACAAAAATCGGCCAGGTCGCTTACAAAACCGAGCCCTATTCGCGTCAAGTATTTGTCACTGGGGATCAAGAGGTCGAGGCGTTGAACCGCCAG gTGTTTGTACTGCGCAAGAGGGCATCGCATACTATACCACAGCCAGGAATCCGTTTTTATATCTGCTCCTTGTCTCTGAAGACGGTTGTTTACAAGGGTCAATTCACTGCCGATCAACTATGGAAGTATTACACAGATTTATCG TCTCCAGACTTCGAAACATATCTGGCCTTGGTGCACACACGTTTTTCCACCAATACATTCCCTAGTTGGGAACGTGCGCACCCGTTACG TCTTCTTGCCCACAATGGTGAAATAAACACATTGCGGGGTAATGTTAATCTAATGAAAGCGCGAGAAGGTGTCATGAGCAGTCCTATCTACGGCGATAAACTGAAACAACTTTATCCTGTTGTTGAACCGAACCTCTCTGACTCCGGAGCTGCTGATTGTGTCTTGGAATTCTTGGTGATGGCTGGTCAACGCACGCTACCTGAG GCTGTGATGACGATGGTCCCGGAAGCCTGGCAAAACGATCTAACAATGGCCACAGAGAAGCGTGATTTCTATCACTGGGCAGCATGCGCAATGGAACCCTGGGATGGACCAGCCCTACTAACATTCACGGATGGTCGCTACGTTGGAGCTATACTAGACAG AAATGGCCTGCGCCCATCGCGTTTCTACGTCACTAAGGATAACATGATGGTGATGGCGTCCGAAGTGGGCGTCTATGACACTCCGCCCAGCAATGTTGTCCTCAAG AGCCGTTTGAAGCCTGGAAGGATGCTGTTGGTTGAcacagaagagaaaaagattatTCAAGATGTTGATCTCAAGATTTATATCGCACGCAGCAGGCCTCACTCTACTTGGCTTAAGGAACAG AGG ATATCGATGGACCAGTTACGAGAAGCTCATATTGCAGTAAATGGGTCAAATGGTATTACTGAAAATGGGAGTGTAGAGTTGACTAAGCTCATCGAAACCAACGATACTTTCGAGGGTGTTTCTGCAGTGAATCGTGTTTGGGGAGGAGACAAACGTCTCTCATTATACGGATATACAATTGAAACCATCAATATGCTTTTACTGCCCATGATTCAAACCAA aaaAGAAGCACTGGGATCTATGGGCAACGACGCTCCCTTGGCCTGCCTTTCCGACTTTCAACCTCTGATTTAcgaatatttcaaacaattgtTTGCacag GTAACAAACCCACCGATTGATCCATTCAGAGAGAAGATCGTGATGTCACTAATGTGCCCAATTGGTCCTGTGAGTAATATCCTGGAACCAAATGAGTTACAAGTTCATCGATTATTCCTTCATCAACCCATCTTATCCCTGAAAGATCTTGAGGTGATTAAAAACACCAACTATCGTGGCTGGAGAACAAAGGTTATTGACATCACGTATCCGGCTGAGTATGGACCACCGGGTCTTCAGAAAACCATTCACAGGGTGTGCAACGAGGCTAACGAAGCTGCCCATCAGGGTTATCAGCTCATTGTTTTATCCGACCGTCTAGCCGGTCCAGAGAG GGTTCCAGTGAGCACTTTACTAGCTCAAGGTGCTGTACATCATTTTCTTATCGAAGAGCGTCAACGAATGAAAGTGGGCTTAATCCTAGAGACTGCGGAAGCTCGAGAGGTGCATCACATGTGTGTACTGCTTGGCTACGGTGCTGACGCAATCTGTCCCTATCTGGTCTTTGAAATGGCTAGAAGTCTTAGAGCTGATGGAGTCTTGGATGAATCCTGTACTGACGATATCATGTTCACT aaTTATTCTGAAGCTATGGAACGTGGAATTGCCAAGGTGATGGCAAAAATGGGAATATCTACTCTTCAATCTTACAAAGGTGCCCAAATCTTCGAGGCGGTTGGCTTGGCTGATGATGTTGTTGATAAATGTTTCAAG GGTACCCAATCACGAATCGGTGGTGTAACATTCGACATAATAGCAAAAGAAGCATTCGAAAGACACCAAATGACTTACATGGAAAAAGCTGTGGATATGATGGTCCTGCGTAATCCTGGAATATACCATTGGCGAGCTGGAGGAGAGAAACATATCAACGAGCCCAACAGTATTGCTAATCTACAG GAAGCTGTTGAATCAAAGAGTACCATCGCCTATGAAAATTACCGTAAATCTACGATGGATGCTGTCCGAGCATGCACACTACGAGGTCAAATGGAAATCAAAACTATCGATAAACCAATACCAATTGATGAAGTGGAACCAGCATCTGAGATTGTGAAGAGATTCGTGACTGGCGCTATGAGCTTTGGAAGTATTTCACTAGAAGCTCATACCACCCTTGCCATTGCCATGAATAGAATTGGTGGCAAATCCAACACCGGAGAAGGTGGAGAGAATGCTGACAG ATATTTGGACCAAGATCCAGAATTCAATAAGCGATCATCCATCAAACAAGTAGCAAGTGGCAGATTTGGTGTAACTTCCAGCTACATAGCAAATGCCGATGACTTGCAGATTAAAATGGCTCAAGGTGCCAAACCTGGTGAAGGTGGTGAGCTGCCAGGATATAAA GTCACAGCGGATATTGCTGCAACACGTCACTCTGTGCCTGGAGTTGGACTTATTTCACCCCCACCCCATCACGATATATACTCGATAGAAGATTTAGCTGAGCTGATTTACGATTTGAAATGCGCAAATCCAAATGCTCGGATCTCTGTAAAACTTGTGTCGGAAGTCGGAGTTGGAGTTGTTGCATCTGGTGTTGCTAAA GGTAAAGCAGAGCACATTGTAATATCTGGACATGATGGTGGTACTGGAGCTAGTAGCTGGACTGGAATCAAGGCAGCGGGTCTTCCATGGGAGTTGGGTGTAGCAGAGACTCACCAAGTATTAACTCTCAACAACTTGCGCTCCAGAGTCGTTGTTCAAGCAGATGGTCAACTTCGCACTGGCTTTGATGTCGTTGTTGCTGCACTTTTGGGCGCAGACGAATTTGGTTTCAGTACAGCTCCATTGATCGCTATGGGCTGCACGATGATGCGGAAGTGCCATCTGAATACGTGTCCAGTGGGCATTGCTACACAAGATCCAATTTTACGCAAAAAGTTTGCAGGAAAACCAGAACATGTTATCAATTTCCTGTTCATGTTGGCCGAGGAG GTCCGAACGCACATGGCTAGTCTTGGTATCAGAAAATTCCAAGATTTAGTTGGACGCACTGATTTCCTGAAGGTTGCCAGCCGTGATCATGAAAAATCCAAGACTCTTAATTTCACAAACATTTTACGCAATGCATTGGAGATGCGTCCAGGTGTCAACATTAAGGGTGGCTCAGTTAAGCAGGATTTCCAGCTCGAAAACAGATTGGACAATAAGCTTCTTGAAGAGGCAGCACCAGTTTTGGAAGGACTTAAAAAAAGCGTTTCCATTCAGATGAGCATCAACAATGAATGCAGAGCATTTGCGTCAACTTTAAGCTATCACATTTCAAA GAAATTTGGGGAAGAAGGGCTTCCAGAACATAGTATTAATATCAATATGACTGGCTCTGCGGGTCAGAGCTTCTGCGCTTTTATGACAAAAGGTGTTCATGTTACGTTAGAAGGTGATGCAAACGATTACGTAGGaaag AGTCTCTGTGGTGGAGAGATTATCATATATCCCCCCAAGGATTCGGACTTCAATTCCGAAGCTAATGTTATTGTGGGTAACGTCTGTCTCTATGGTGCGACGTCTGGTCGGGCATACTTCCGAGGTATAGCTGCAGAGAGGTTCAGCGTTCGTAACAGTGGAGCTATCGTAGTTGTAGAAGGAGTAGGTGATCACGGATGCGAGTACATGACTGGAGGTTGTGCACTTATACTTGGGCTGACAGGAAGGAACTTTGCTGCTGGAATGTCCGGTGGAATTGCTTATGTTCTCGACGTTGACGGATCGTTCAAAAG TAAATGCAATCCTGAAATGGTGGAGCTACTTCCACTTAATCAGCAGAGTGACATTGCGTATGTGAAGGAACTTCTGGAAGAGTTCATTGAAAAGACTGGATCATTGATCGCTCAGGAGTTGCTGAAGGTCTGGCCTGAACCTACCACCAGATTTGTAAAG GTATTCCCATACGAATATCAACGTGCTCTAAAGCAACTAGCAGAGCAGAAAGTAGCGCAGCCAATTGTCGACAGCAATCGCAAACCATCCGAACCTAATGTTAAGGATATTGAAGATTCGATTGCTGATGGGGAtatggagaaaaagaaattggatAAGATTCG AGGATTCGTAAAATACGGTCGCGAAACAAAAAACTATCGACCGGCTGAAAAACGAATGGAAGATTGGAATGAGATATATAACTTTCAAGGTGTTAGGAAGGGACTTAGAGTTCAGGCAGCAAGATGTATGGAATGTGGTGTTCCCTTCTGTCAGAGCAGCCATGGGTGTCCTCTTGGAAACATTATTCCAAAGTGGAATGACcttgtttttcattcaaacTGGAAAGAGGCCTTGAATCAGCTGCTTCAGACCAATAACTTTCCTG AGTTTACTGGAAGGGTATGTCCAGCACCTTGTGAGGGTGCTTGTGTATTGGGAATCTCCGAGCCACctgtaacaataaaaaacattGAGTGCGCTATCATAGATCATGCCTTTGAGCAAGGATGGATCACTGTGCAACCTCCGAAGTCAAGAACTGGACGTCGAGTGGCAATTGTAGGATCTGGTCCTTCTGGACTTGCTGCGGCTCATCAACTTAACAAAGCTGGTCACTTGGTCACTGTCTATGAACGAAACGATCGCGTTGGTGGTCTTTTGCAGTATGGTATTCCTACCATGAAATTGTCTAAGCAAGTTGTTCAACGGCGAGTTTCTCTCCTCGCTGCTGAAGGAATCTCCTTCAAGACTGGTATCAATGTTGGGAAGGATATTTCAGCTAAA GAATTGAAAGAACAGTATGATGCACTTCTTCTGTGTACTGGTGCTACGTGGCCAAGAGATCTGCAAATACCTGGACGGCACTTTGAAGGAATTCACTTTGCCATGAGTTTTCTCGAGAACTGGCAAAAAAAACAGATGGGAAACACTGTACCACCCAAAATGGAATTAATTGCTCAGAATAAAGATGTCATAATTATCGGTGGTGGAGATACAGGTTGCGATTGCATTGCTACATCCTTGCGACAG GGTGCCAGATCCATTACAACGTTTGAAATCTTACCTGAACCTCCATTGAAAAGAGGAAAGGACAATCCATGGCCACAGTACCCTCGAGTGTTCAAGGTGGACTATGGTCATGAAGAAGTTTCTCTTAAATTTGGACGGGATCCACGTCAGTTCAGTACACTGAGCAAG GAATTCTTGGGCAATGACAAGGGACATGTAACTGGAATTAGAACAGTCACAGTTGAATGGACTAAAGATGAAGCAGGTAGATGGAAAATGGACGAAGTTCCTAATTCTGAAAAg ACCTACAAATGTGATCTGGTATTACTTGCAATGGGCTTTATGGGACCTGAGAAATACGTCGCTACTGATTTAGAAGCAAAACTCGATGGGCGTGGAAACTACGAAACTCCTGGCGGCAAATACTCAACTAGTATTTCAGGTGTTTTTGCTGCAGGAG ATTGCCGAAGAGGTCAGTCACTTGTCGTATGGGCAATAGCTGAAGGAAGGCAGGCTGCAAGGGAAGTCGACAAGAGTCTAATGGGATCTACGACTCTGCCAAGTCCTGGTGGTGTTATCACAGGGGTCTTACCTTAA